One window from the genome of Amycolatopsis sp. NBC_01480 encodes:
- a CDS encoding single-stranded DNA-binding protein, giving the protein MAGEPNVTIVGNLTADPELRFTQNGHAVANFTVACNPRTLDRQSGEWKDGETLFMRCNIWRQPAENMVESLRRGQRVIVQGRLGMRSFETREGEKRTVVELEVDEIGPSLRYATATVTKAVRDSVPQQQQPAASPDGDLWGPAPAATGDLVTAGGGGDNPPF; this is encoded by the coding sequence ATGGCCGGAGAGCCCAACGTCACCATCGTCGGCAACCTCACCGCGGACCCGGAACTGAGGTTCACCCAGAACGGACACGCGGTCGCGAACTTCACCGTCGCGTGCAACCCGCGCACCCTCGATCGCCAGTCGGGTGAGTGGAAGGACGGCGAGACGCTGTTCATGCGCTGCAACATCTGGCGTCAGCCCGCGGAAAACATGGTCGAGTCGCTCCGGCGGGGCCAGCGCGTGATTGTCCAGGGTCGACTGGGGATGCGGTCCTTCGAGACCAGGGAAGGCGAGAAGCGCACGGTCGTCGAACTCGAGGTCGACGAGATCGGCCCTTCGCTCCGCTACGCCACCGCGACGGTCACCAAGGCGGTACGCGACTCGGTCCCGCAGCAGCAGCAGCCGGCCGCGAGTCCCGATGGCGACCTGTGGGGCCCCGCTCCCGCCGCTACGGGTGATCTCGTCACCGCCGGTGGAGGCGGCGACAACCCGCCGTTCTGA
- a CDS encoding DUF4192 domain-containing protein produces MHNPNQPTNEHLFAALPAFIGYYPSEALVLVAVTAADDDKYLIGNVMVQDLTTMAAEPTSSAHAFLQAFGNEPILKVIGIIVTDRPHDLADLPLRLQVNDFTSACRTASRQSIEFAYLPRFSAGATWIGYCHAECRGTLSDPATSASALSLALEGYQIHENRDALAALFARAPESERAGIERLVAAAATAVRAEDRAGDVIALRTRLGRLDSAISNAREGALPHSDEHLADLISAFASYHISMALITVADQTNYAAPAGNLLLHLLRLAPTAEGRQIAAVLAAVSYVRGDGTWARLAAEAINPPANLSSLIMEGLHAGAPHAETASVLLDHAHNARRTLMNSAQT; encoded by the coding sequence ATGCACAACCCCAACCAGCCGACGAACGAGCATCTGTTCGCTGCCCTGCCCGCGTTCATCGGCTACTACCCTTCGGAAGCGTTGGTCCTCGTCGCCGTGACAGCCGCCGACGATGACAAATACCTGATCGGGAACGTCATGGTGCAGGATCTGACGACCATGGCCGCTGAGCCGACCAGCTCGGCTCACGCATTCCTCCAGGCATTCGGAAACGAGCCCATCCTGAAGGTCATCGGCATCATCGTCACAGATCGCCCGCACGATCTGGCGGACCTTCCGTTGCGCCTACAGGTCAACGACTTCACCAGTGCCTGCCGCACAGCAAGCCGCCAGAGCATCGAATTCGCCTATCTGCCACGGTTCTCCGCCGGCGCCACGTGGATCGGCTATTGCCACGCGGAGTGCCGCGGCACCCTCTCTGACCCGGCGACGTCCGCTTCTGCCCTCTCTCTGGCACTCGAGGGCTATCAGATCCACGAGAACCGCGACGCGCTGGCGGCGTTGTTCGCGCGCGCTCCGGAATCCGAGCGCGCCGGGATCGAGCGGCTCGTCGCGGCGGCCGCCACCGCCGTCCGCGCTGAAGACCGGGCTGGTGACGTCATCGCGCTGCGAACACGTCTGGGACGCCTCGATTCCGCAATCAGCAATGCGCGTGAAGGAGCCCTGCCCCACTCCGATGAGCACCTCGCCGATCTCATCAGCGCGTTCGCCAGTTATCACATCTCCATGGCGCTGATCACGGTCGCCGACCAGACCAACTACGCAGCCCCGGCCGGGAACCTGTTGCTGCACCTGCTCCGGCTGGCACCCACCGCAGAAGGCCGGCAGATCGCCGCCGTGCTGGCCGCCGTGTCGTACGTCCGCGGAGACGGAACCTGGGCCCGGCTCGCCGCGGAGGCGATCAACCCTCCTGCCAACCTCAGCTCCCTGATCATGGAGGGTCTGCACGCCGGCGCGCCACACGCCGAGACGGCAAGCGTGCTTCTCGACCACGCGCACAACGCACGCCGAACGCTCATGAACAGTGCTCAGACCTAA
- a CDS encoding DUF4192 domain-containing protein, producing MPVIISSTSELIASIPALFKFVPRDSLVLVSIVAQLDAPPAPSPAMRVDLAAAEQDPASSINPWLTQLSDLPVLAVTGIVVCHRTEEQDSLPVRSTVDTILEILRQHGVPSLEVVHLPEFAAGARWRSYVDVDRTGILPDPTTTVAAATNTFAGFTVAASREDLAARYTSASDADRDRLRPLIAAAIRQSEQDQSQPAAAQDRIARADAAVRASERGVLPDDDLVIADLAATFTTLEFRDAMLVEAENEPSAGAERLALHLWRLTPEPAASHLIAIIAVHTYRHGDGAGARIALEAARTGTPLVRLLSACFARGIDPVLFSQFMHETSQEAREHLTTGARRSDA from the coding sequence ATGCCGGTCATCATCTCCAGCACCAGCGAACTGATCGCCTCCATCCCCGCCCTGTTCAAATTCGTACCGCGCGACTCACTGGTGCTGGTCTCGATCGTGGCCCAGCTCGATGCCCCGCCCGCGCCCAGCCCGGCGATGCGCGTTGATCTTGCCGCAGCCGAGCAGGACCCTGCCTCCAGTATCAACCCTTGGTTGACCCAACTGTCCGATCTTCCCGTCCTCGCGGTTACCGGGATCGTGGTCTGCCACCGCACGGAAGAGCAGGATTCCTTGCCCGTACGTAGCACAGTGGACACCATCCTCGAGATCCTGCGCCAGCACGGCGTGCCCTCGCTGGAGGTCGTCCACCTACCGGAATTCGCCGCGGGCGCTCGCTGGCGCTCTTATGTCGACGTCGATCGCACGGGCATCCTGCCCGATCCCACCACGACCGTCGCCGCGGCCACGAACACGTTCGCGGGGTTCACCGTGGCCGCGAGCCGTGAAGACCTCGCCGCGCGCTACACCTCCGCCAGCGACGCTGACCGCGACCGGCTCCGTCCGCTGATCGCCGCAGCAATCCGCCAATCCGAGCAGGACCAGTCACAGCCGGCGGCCGCGCAGGACCGCATCGCCCGAGCCGACGCTGCCGTCCGCGCATCGGAGCGCGGGGTTCTGCCCGACGACGACTTGGTCATCGCTGATCTGGCGGCCACTTTCACCACCCTTGAGTTCCGTGACGCGATGCTCGTCGAGGCGGAGAACGAACCCAGCGCCGGCGCCGAGCGCCTGGCTCTGCACCTCTGGCGGCTGACGCCAGAACCTGCTGCCAGCCACTTGATCGCGATCATCGCCGTGCACACCTACCGCCACGGCGACGGTGCGGGTGCACGCATCGCGCTCGAGGCTGCTCGGACAGGGACGCCTCTGGTTCGCTTGCTCAGCGCGTGTTTCGCCCGGGGCATTGACCCTGTCTTGTTCAGCCAGTTTATGCACGAAACGAGCCAGGAGGCTCGCGAGCACCTCACCACCGGTGCACGGCGTTCTGACGCCTAG
- a CDS encoding bifunctional DNA primase/polymerase yields MTTSHLADIAHRHSASSRAWRHRPAPNLMGVALSAARQGMHVLPLWPRSKVPCLHGEHSCGRTDACAEGHRGWEQRATIDPDLIRYWWGAIPTCNVGIACGPSNLYVIDLDTGHGEDPPEEWPGARHGRDVLSRLAERAGQPCPVNTYTVRTPGPGTHLYYYVSSDSTLRNTVARAGWCIDSRGRGGFIVAAGSVCRGGTYTVAHRAPIAPLPQWMVPLFTSPEPPREPATFGDVRPLSDARRQRYLDTVAATVANAAPKTAHNTLVSAAYTLGRLVGGGAFTDDEARASLHIAAQQRRIPMREADDAITSGLAKGSMSQRTLPDRTI; encoded by the coding sequence ATGACCACATCACACCTCGCCGACATCGCGCACCGACACAGCGCAAGCAGCCGCGCTTGGCGACACCGGCCCGCGCCGAACCTGATGGGTGTCGCCCTTTCCGCTGCCCGGCAAGGAATGCACGTACTGCCGCTCTGGCCACGCTCGAAGGTGCCGTGCCTGCACGGCGAGCACTCCTGCGGGCGCACTGACGCATGCGCCGAAGGCCATCGCGGCTGGGAGCAGCGCGCCACGATCGACCCCGACCTGATCCGCTACTGGTGGGGCGCCATCCCGACCTGCAACGTCGGCATCGCCTGCGGGCCCAGCAATCTCTACGTCATCGACCTCGACACGGGCCATGGCGAGGATCCGCCGGAGGAGTGGCCCGGGGCGCGGCACGGCCGGGACGTTCTGTCCCGTCTGGCCGAGCGGGCCGGCCAGCCCTGCCCTGTCAACACCTACACCGTCCGCACTCCCGGCCCGGGCACGCACCTGTACTACTACGTGAGCAGCGACAGCACGTTGCGGAACACCGTCGCCCGCGCCGGATGGTGCATCGACAGCCGCGGCCGCGGCGGGTTCATCGTGGCGGCCGGCTCGGTGTGCCGCGGCGGCACGTACACGGTCGCCCACCGTGCGCCGATCGCGCCGCTGCCGCAATGGATGGTGCCGCTCTTCACCTCGCCCGAGCCACCGCGCGAGCCTGCCACATTCGGCGATGTCCGGCCGCTCTCGGATGCCCGCCGACAGCGCTACCTCGACACCGTGGCCGCCACCGTCGCCAACGCCGCCCCGAAAACCGCGCACAACACTCTCGTCAGCGCTGCGTACACCCTCGGGCGACTGGTCGGCGGCGGCGCTTTCACCGACGACGAAGCCCGGGCCAGCTTGCACATCGCCGCTCAGCAGCGGCGCATCCCGATGCGCGAGGCCGACGACGCCATTACGTCCGGCTTGGCCAAAGGGAGCATGAGCCAGCGCACGCTGCCCGACCGCACCATCTGA
- a CDS encoding ParB/RepB/Spo0J family partition protein, protein MTVTVESTHPQHEHTAPVEVDPAAADHDPAIIPEQADAPADAQPISAEERAAEIDTIVHADPNDVVIQNNVRTHGLELDKKTVANYQNRGIRSAINGFRREDGVIVVTEGQLRVLHAREAGTTVPVWMKHPPSEDDQAAEIKRVFDQLDENDHRRNLTHRDVADAHQYLLDLGVSPAKIARERGKSRREIQASVELAASELTVKAADRYGLDLLQAAEIAWFEQQGLLENVKELILTAVEHPNNFKALAQRRRNDHAEDLATRELTEAVTTELTAAGVPILDQSTRKYEGDARPLDLLRPTPEADRGTELTADSHNGCPGHAAWIVKEDVDDGPADGPGFMVTARYACTDFRKHGHALWDAPAGKVEHSGSSSPNNKGQSPADQQAREAARMIRKWVRENNKDWDAAAETRREWLKEFVNRRRAPEGAQTWLAVQKARGDRALRSSMERGHRLAAELLGQANLADYAAKLSGAKATIFDIFLTLTAYESRLRREAWRTPDSTESDYMQTVIRWGHKAHDVELKVITPEREEDVVHVGRSGHLGDGSAPKSADETTGDSADHEDATDENDPSSAEPDLDDEPVSAGMAD, encoded by the coding sequence ATGACCGTCACGGTCGAGTCCACTCACCCGCAGCACGAACACACCGCGCCCGTCGAGGTCGATCCCGCTGCCGCCGACCACGATCCGGCGATCATTCCGGAACAGGCCGACGCTCCGGCCGACGCTCAGCCCATCAGCGCCGAAGAACGGGCCGCCGAGATCGACACCATCGTCCACGCCGATCCCAACGACGTCGTCATCCAGAACAACGTCCGCACCCACGGTCTGGAACTGGACAAGAAGACCGTCGCGAACTACCAGAATCGCGGAATCCGCTCCGCGATCAACGGGTTCCGCCGCGAGGACGGAGTCATCGTCGTCACCGAGGGACAGCTCCGGGTGCTGCACGCACGCGAGGCCGGCACCACCGTCCCGGTGTGGATGAAGCACCCGCCCTCTGAGGACGACCAGGCCGCGGAGATCAAGCGCGTCTTCGACCAGCTCGACGAGAACGACCACCGGCGGAACCTGACTCACCGGGACGTCGCCGACGCCCACCAGTACCTACTGGACCTCGGCGTGTCCCCGGCCAAGATCGCCAGGGAGCGCGGAAAGTCCCGCCGCGAGATCCAGGCGTCGGTGGAGCTGGCCGCCTCCGAACTGACGGTGAAGGCTGCCGACCGCTATGGCCTGGATCTGCTGCAGGCAGCGGAAATCGCCTGGTTCGAACAGCAGGGCCTGCTGGAGAACGTCAAGGAACTGATCCTCACCGCGGTCGAGCACCCGAACAACTTCAAGGCGCTCGCCCAGCGCCGTCGCAACGACCACGCCGAGGACCTCGCGACGCGCGAGCTCACTGAGGCGGTCACCACGGAACTGACCGCGGCCGGCGTGCCCATCCTCGACCAGTCGACCAGGAAGTACGAGGGCGATGCCCGCCCCCTCGATCTCCTGCGGCCGACCCCGGAGGCCGATCGCGGTACGGAACTCACCGCTGATTCACACAACGGTTGTCCTGGTCATGCGGCGTGGATCGTCAAGGAGGACGTGGACGACGGACCCGCGGACGGTCCTGGTTTCATGGTGACAGCGCGCTATGCCTGCACCGACTTCCGAAAGCACGGACACGCGCTCTGGGACGCTCCTGCGGGGAAGGTCGAGCACTCTGGCAGCTCTTCGCCGAACAACAAGGGCCAGTCCCCAGCTGATCAGCAGGCGCGCGAGGCCGCGCGGATGATCCGGAAATGGGTCAGGGAGAACAACAAGGACTGGGACGCCGCCGCCGAGACACGTCGCGAGTGGTTGAAAGAATTCGTCAATCGTCGTCGCGCACCCGAGGGCGCGCAGACCTGGCTGGCCGTGCAGAAGGCCCGCGGGGACCGTGCGCTCCGTTCCTCGATGGAACGTGGACACCGCCTTGCCGCCGAGCTTCTGGGGCAGGCAAACCTGGCGGACTATGCGGCAAAACTCTCGGGCGCCAAAGCAACCATTTTCGACATCTTCCTGACCCTGACGGCGTACGAGAGTCGGCTCCGCCGCGAAGCCTGGCGGACGCCGGACAGCACGGAATCCGACTACATGCAGACCGTGATCCGGTGGGGGCACAAAGCGCACGACGTCGAGCTCAAAGTGATCACCCCGGAACGCGAGGAAGACGTGGTGCACGTCGGCCGGTCAGGTCACCTCGGCGATGGTTCTGCGCCGAAGTCGGCCGACGAAACGACCGGCGATTCGGCTGACCACGAGGATGCCACCGACGAGAACGATCCCTCGTCGGCCGAGCCTGATCTCGACGACGAGCCGGTCAGCGCCGGAATGGCCGACTGA
- a CDS encoding SLOG family protein — MASIVTHRILITGSRLWDDPAVIRAALADVWAPGRILVSGASPRGADMMCEACWTHWGGRVERHPALWATRGKRAGFLRNKVMVDRGADVCLAFIRNGSAGASHTVDLARQAGIPTRVFRADDKHPAGAEDGLRSRGGDDAR; from the coding sequence GTGGCATCGATCGTGACGCACCGGATTCTCATCACCGGATCACGGCTCTGGGACGATCCCGCAGTTATCCGCGCGGCACTGGCTGACGTGTGGGCGCCGGGCCGGATTCTGGTCTCGGGCGCCAGCCCCCGTGGTGCGGACATGATGTGCGAGGCGTGCTGGACGCACTGGGGCGGCCGTGTGGAACGGCATCCTGCACTGTGGGCCACCCGCGGTAAGAGGGCCGGGTTCCTCCGTAACAAGGTGATGGTCGACCGAGGCGCCGACGTCTGCCTCGCGTTCATCCGCAACGGCTCTGCCGGCGCCAGCCACACCGTCGACCTGGCGCGACAGGCCGGCATTCCGACCCGGGTGTTCCGGGCTGATGACAAGCATCCGGCCGGCGCCGAGGACGGGTTGCGGTCCCGGGGGGGGGACGACGCACGCTAG
- a CDS encoding DNA-processing protein DprA has translation MNTPRTLDHAWAYLLRACRPPAPNTVRLAAEVGPIEVIHRHGNGTLPDDVLAEFHDTCGDWEAVAYDVARAAELGARLVRPGHDEWPYPEQAATGVEDATATSAVAPLALWVRGTGRLDTLASGAIAVLGARAATAYGEHNAADLGHELAARGWAIWNGGSLGVAGAAQRGALAQPDARTVAVLGHGLDHTHPVQHENLFERIAENGVLVSEFGFSTPPSKRGTEARDRLIVASTSAVVIVEAVPRTAVISTARLAHKIGRPVMAMPGPVTSGRSNGCHHLIVDGTATLVINAADVEQNIERSSGRTDR, from the coding sequence GTGAACACACCCCGCACGCTCGACCATGCCTGGGCCTACCTGCTGCGCGCTTGTCGGCCGCCCGCGCCGAACACCGTCCGCCTGGCCGCCGAAGTCGGTCCGATCGAGGTGATCCACCGCCACGGCAACGGAACCCTGCCCGACGACGTCCTCGCTGAATTCCACGACACCTGCGGTGACTGGGAGGCCGTCGCCTACGACGTAGCCCGTGCGGCCGAACTGGGTGCGCGGCTCGTCAGGCCAGGGCACGATGAGTGGCCGTATCCCGAGCAGGCCGCCACGGGTGTAGAAGACGCGACGGCGACCAGCGCGGTCGCACCCCTGGCACTGTGGGTCCGCGGCACTGGCCGACTCGACACCCTCGCCTCTGGGGCGATCGCCGTCCTCGGCGCACGCGCTGCGACGGCCTACGGGGAACACAACGCGGCCGACCTCGGACACGAACTCGCCGCGAGAGGCTGGGCTATCTGGAACGGTGGCTCGCTCGGCGTCGCCGGCGCAGCTCAGCGAGGCGCCCTCGCCCAACCCGATGCACGCACGGTCGCCGTGCTCGGGCACGGTCTCGACCACACCCATCCCGTACAGCACGAGAACCTGTTCGAACGGATCGCCGAAAACGGTGTCCTCGTCAGCGAGTTCGGATTCTCCACCCCGCCCAGCAAGCGCGGCACCGAGGCCCGCGACCGGTTGATCGTCGCATCGACCTCCGCCGTGGTGATCGTCGAAGCGGTCCCCCGCACCGCCGTCATCAGTACGGCTCGCTTGGCGCACAAGATCGGGCGTCCTGTCATGGCCATGCCCGGGCCGGTGACGTCGGGCCGATCCAACGGGTGCCACCACCTGATCGTCGACGGCACGGCAACGCTCGTCATCAATGCCGCCGACGTCGAGCAGAACATCGAGCGCAGCTCCGGCCGAACGGACCGCTGA
- a CDS encoding response regulator transcription factor, whose translation MKKPRALTPRELEILVEVARGMSNPEIAVKMFVSIETVRTHLHHISKKLGARNRAHAVAIAYHTGIFQPGHKPRGLPTGYREASPRGGKRRSG comes from the coding sequence ATGAAGAAGCCCCGCGCTCTCACGCCCCGCGAACTCGAGATCTTGGTTGAAGTCGCCCGGGGCATGTCAAACCCCGAAATTGCCGTGAAGATGTTCGTCTCGATCGAGACCGTACGCACGCACCTGCACCACATCTCGAAGAAGCTCGGCGCCCGCAACCGTGCGCACGCGGTCGCAATCGCTTACCACACCGGCATCTTCCAGCCGGGGCACAAACCGCGGGGCCTGCCGACAGGCTATCGGGAGGCGTCCCCGCGCGGCGGCAAGCGGCGCTCAGGTTAG
- a CDS encoding cupin domain-containing protein has product MSTDTARKPTCVRIDHTARGSSVQGQALTPIVHSGTAPGTRLSSYIVAMPPGHLSLAHVHRHSDVLVQILRGWAATLWGEEMEPIPHGAGDQVVIPAGIPHAALNLSRNAIVVALEVRTDPHANRDVELLPDLDPVAAAQVQTLQAEHLDRVKQAVAQGRMSW; this is encoded by the coding sequence ATGTCGACCGACACGGCACGGAAGCCGACGTGCGTCCGGATTGATCACACCGCCCGCGGATCATCCGTTCAAGGGCAAGCGCTGACGCCGATCGTGCACTCGGGAACCGCGCCCGGCACAAGGCTTTCGAGCTACATCGTCGCGATGCCGCCCGGTCATCTGAGCCTCGCCCACGTCCACCGCCACAGCGACGTCCTCGTGCAGATCCTGCGCGGATGGGCCGCGACGCTGTGGGGCGAGGAGATGGAGCCGATCCCGCACGGCGCCGGCGACCAGGTCGTGATCCCGGCGGGCATTCCGCACGCGGCCCTGAACCTCTCCCGGAATGCGATAGTCGTCGCCCTGGAGGTCCGGACCGACCCGCATGCCAACCGCGACGTCGAACTCCTGCCCGATCTCGACCCGGTGGCCGCGGCGCAGGTTCAGACCTTGCAGGCTGAACACCTCGACCGGGTCAAGCAGGCCGTGGCGCAGGGCAGGATGTCATGGTGA
- a CDS encoding transposase — protein MPRPSKYPEQFRKDAVELVRNSDRPLRQVARDLGVNHETLRNWVKTAEKQAGQPSAVSGADQDELRTLRKRVAELEVEKEILRKAAAYFAKEMGR, from the coding sequence GTGCCACGTCCGTCGAAGTATCCCGAGCAGTTCCGCAAGGACGCAGTCGAGTTGGTCCGCAACTCTGATCGTCCGCTGCGCCAGGTCGCCCGCGACCTGGGCGTGAACCACGAGACCCTGCGCAACTGGGTCAAGACCGCCGAGAAGCAGGCCGGGCAACCGTCCGCTGTGTCGGGCGCCGATCAGGACGAGCTGCGGACACTGCGTAAGCGGGTGGCGGAACTGGAGGTGGAGAAGGAGATTCTGCGGAAAGCGGCCGCCTATTTCGCGAAGGAGATGGGTCGTTGA
- a CDS encoding IS3 family transposase produces MTCSYRFISEHRASFAVALLCRVLGVRRPGFYEWIAAAPVRAAHAATEEELATEIAEVHTEHRGRYGCPRVTVELRRRGRVVNHKRVERIMRQRRIVGLTRRRRRSLTKQDTTAAPAPDLISRDFTADAPGERFVGDITYLPTQEGWLYLATVLDLHTREAAGHAMAEHMRAELVCDAVDLAVGRGLTSADAIFHSDRGSQYTSSTFRAALTAAGMRPSMGRVGSCYDNAVAESFFATLKTEIGTQVWATRDDARRAVFAYLSYYNHDRLHSTLGYRTPHETRISYRQPIALAA; encoded by the coding sequence TTGACCTGCAGCTACCGGTTCATCTCCGAACACCGCGCCAGCTTCGCTGTCGCACTGCTGTGCCGGGTCCTGGGTGTCCGCCGCCCCGGGTTCTACGAATGGATCGCAGCCGCCCCTGTCAGGGCCGCGCACGCCGCGACCGAGGAGGAACTGGCCACCGAGATCGCCGAGGTCCACACCGAGCACCGTGGGCGCTACGGCTGCCCGCGGGTCACCGTCGAACTGCGCCGCCGGGGCCGGGTGGTCAACCACAAACGCGTTGAACGGATCATGCGCCAGCGCCGGATCGTCGGGCTGACCCGCCGGCGCCGCCGGTCCCTGACCAAGCAGGACACGACCGCCGCACCGGCACCAGACCTGATCAGCCGGGACTTCACCGCCGACGCTCCCGGCGAGCGGTTCGTCGGCGACATCACCTACCTGCCCACCCAGGAAGGATGGTTGTATCTGGCGACCGTGCTGGACCTGCATACCCGGGAAGCGGCCGGTCACGCGATGGCTGAGCACATGCGTGCCGAGTTGGTATGCGATGCGGTCGATCTCGCCGTGGGACGTGGTCTGACCAGTGCTGATGCGATCTTCCACTCCGATCGTGGTTCCCAGTACACCTCCTCGACCTTCCGCGCCGCACTCACGGCGGCGGGTATGCGGCCGTCGATGGGGCGGGTCGGGTCGTGCTACGACAACGCCGTCGCCGAGTCGTTCTTCGCGACCCTCAAAACCGAGATCGGGACCCAGGTCTGGGCCACCCGCGACGACGCCCGCCGGGCAGTGTTCGCCTACCTCAGCTACTACAACCACGACCGTCTACATTCGACACTCGGATACCGAACACCCCACGAAACCCGCATCAGCTATCGTCAACCTATCGCCCTCGCGGCATAA
- a CDS encoding DNA polymerase Y family protein — MSAVRLMVVYCPDWPVVAATAAAGIPVTRPAAVYSGNRVVACSAAARACGVRRGMARRAAESLCEYVARFDQDADRDARLFEPVAAAVERLAVGVEVVRPGVVAVPVAGAAGYFGGEEQLGERVVDEVAARAGVECEVGVADGLFAATLAARTGQLVAPGASAQFLAPRAIGDLDQPEAPRATLVASLRQLGLRTLGAFAELAERDVAGRFGADGAQAHRLARGLSERPPARRRPPPELAVQESFDPPLERVDAAAFVAKALGERLHGVLAARGLACTRLAVRAVTEADEQFARVWRCAEPLTAQGIADRARWQCDSWLTRPPSGRPTAGMVRLVLEPEETVAGAALQLQLTGRAEHADADERAGRAFTRVQALLGPDAVVTAQLVGGRGPSDRVRFVPWGEPRDADDAAPWPGRLPAPAPAIVPHSKTPVVVRDVDGHEVVPTERQGLTGVPAVAEVEGRPPSPVLGWAGPWRAQTADWRPGNTGDQTRIQLLLGETQPGRGDTAVLLLHGELSGPQWILEGVYR; from the coding sequence ATGAGCGCGGTCCGGCTCATGGTCGTGTATTGCCCGGACTGGCCTGTGGTCGCGGCCACCGCCGCGGCCGGAATCCCGGTGACCCGGCCGGCAGCTGTCTACTCCGGCAACCGGGTAGTCGCGTGCTCGGCCGCGGCGCGTGCGTGTGGAGTTCGGCGCGGTATGGCGCGCCGGGCGGCGGAGTCGCTGTGCGAGTACGTGGCACGGTTCGACCAGGACGCGGATCGGGACGCGCGTCTGTTCGAGCCAGTCGCTGCCGCGGTGGAGCGCCTGGCGGTCGGCGTGGAGGTCGTCCGGCCTGGGGTGGTGGCGGTTCCGGTGGCGGGAGCGGCCGGCTATTTCGGCGGAGAGGAACAGCTGGGGGAGCGGGTAGTCGACGAGGTCGCCGCCCGGGCGGGAGTGGAGTGCGAGGTCGGGGTGGCGGACGGACTGTTCGCGGCGACGCTCGCCGCCCGCACCGGCCAGCTCGTCGCCCCAGGCGCGAGCGCGCAGTTCCTTGCCCCACGGGCCATCGGCGATCTCGACCAGCCGGAGGCACCCCGCGCGACGTTAGTCGCGTCGCTGCGGCAACTCGGGTTGCGCACCTTGGGCGCGTTCGCCGAGCTGGCAGAACGGGACGTCGCCGGCCGTTTCGGCGCCGACGGGGCTCAGGCACATCGGCTGGCGCGCGGGCTGTCGGAGCGGCCACCTGCACGACGGCGGCCGCCGCCAGAGCTGGCGGTGCAGGAGTCGTTCGACCCGCCGTTGGAGCGGGTCGACGCGGCCGCATTCGTTGCGAAGGCCCTGGGTGAGCGGCTGCACGGTGTGCTGGCGGCGCGAGGGCTGGCCTGTACGCGACTGGCCGTGCGGGCGGTGACCGAGGCGGACGAGCAGTTCGCGCGGGTGTGGCGGTGCGCGGAACCGCTGACCGCGCAAGGCATCGCGGATCGGGCACGGTGGCAGTGCGACAGCTGGCTCACCCGCCCGCCCAGCGGCCGCCCGACGGCGGGGATGGTGCGGTTGGTGCTGGAGCCGGAGGAGACGGTGGCCGGGGCGGCGCTGCAGCTGCAGCTGACCGGCCGCGCCGAGCACGCTGACGCCGACGAGCGTGCAGGGCGGGCGTTCACCCGCGTCCAGGCCCTCCTCGGCCCGGACGCGGTCGTCACGGCGCAGCTGGTCGGCGGGCGTGGCCCGAGCGATCGCGTCCGGTTCGTGCCCTGGGGCGAGCCCCGCGACGCCGACGACGCCGCGCCGTGGCCGGGGCGGCTGCCCGCGCCGGCGCCCGCAATCGTTCCTCATTCGAAGACACCGGTCGTCGTCCGGGATGTGGACGGACACGAGGTGGTCCCGACCGAGCGGCAGGGGCTGACCGGCGTGCCCGCCGTGGCCGAGGTCGAGGGCAGGCCACCGTCGCCGGTGCTCGGATGGGCTGGGCCATGGCGTGCCCAGACAGCCGACTGGCGCCCCGGAAACACCGGTGACCAAACTCGAATCCAGCTACTGCTCGGCGAGACGCAACCCGGACGCGGGGACACGGCTGTCCTGCTGCTGCACGGCGAACTGTCCGGTCCACAGTGGATACTCGAAGGCGTGTACCGCTGA